A genomic region of Gemmata massiliana contains the following coding sequences:
- a CDS encoding redoxin domain-containing protein, which produces MTLFTRFLFAVFTCAIVAAPINAGKYNKKLNIGDAAPTWEKLEGTDGKKHAIADWKDKDVLVVVFTCNSCIVAEGYEDRLIAFAAECNKADSKVGFVAINVNTGKADALPAMKERATKKKFGFTYLYDPSQKTALAYGAMFTPECFVLNKDRKVVYMGAFDDKPSGEPKVKFVEEAVKGALASKAIAPAETPAAAGCKIRFDKKDDDE; this is translated from the coding sequence ATGACGCTCTTCACGCGATTCCTCTTCGCTGTGTTCACGTGCGCGATAGTGGCAGCGCCCATCAACGCTGGCAAGTACAACAAGAAGCTCAATATTGGCGACGCCGCTCCGACCTGGGAGAAACTCGAAGGCACAGACGGCAAGAAGCACGCGATCGCGGACTGGAAAGACAAGGACGTGCTTGTTGTGGTGTTCACCTGCAACAGTTGCATCGTTGCCGAGGGCTACGAAGATCGGCTGATCGCGTTCGCAGCGGAGTGCAACAAAGCCGACAGCAAAGTGGGATTCGTGGCGATCAACGTGAATACCGGCAAAGCGGATGCTCTTCCCGCCATGAAAGAGCGCGCCACCAAGAAGAAATTCGGCTTCACGTATCTGTACGACCCGTCGCAGAAAACCGCGCTCGCCTACGGCGCGATGTTCACGCCCGAGTGCTTCGTGCTGAACAAAGACCGTAAGGTGGTCTACATGGGCGCGTTCGATGACAAACCGAGCGGCGAACCGAAGGTGAAATTCGTTGAGGAAGCCGTGAAGGGCGCTCTTGCGAGCAAGGCGATAGCGCCCGCCGAAACTCCTGCTGCGGCGGGCTGCAAAATTCGGTTCGACAAGAAGGATGACGACGAGTAA
- a CDS encoding VOC family protein: MPVNFVPAGYHTIVPYITVRGAAKALAFYKQAFGATEIMRFDGPGGSVAHAEIEIGGSRVMLGDEMPEWGNRGPESLGGTSGGLCVYLPNVDEAIARAVEAGAKVFKPVQDQFYGDRSGTVTDPFGHVWTLATHIEDVSIEEMQRRCAEFMKSAA, translated from the coding sequence ATGCCCGTCAATTTCGTTCCGGCCGGCTACCACACGATCGTTCCGTACATCACGGTTCGCGGGGCGGCCAAGGCTCTGGCGTTCTACAAGCAGGCGTTCGGCGCGACCGAAATCATGCGGTTCGATGGACCGGGCGGTAGCGTCGCGCACGCCGAAATCGAGATCGGTGGCTCGCGTGTGATGCTCGGCGACGAAATGCCCGAGTGGGGTAACCGCGGACCGGAGTCGCTCGGCGGCACCAGCGGTGGGCTCTGCGTCTACCTACCGAACGTGGACGAAGCCATCGCCCGCGCGGTCGAGGCCGGTGCGAAGGTCTTCAAGCCGGTTCAGGACCAGTTCTACGGTGACCGCTCCGGTACCGTCACCGACCCGTTCGGCCACGTCTGGACGCTCGCCACGCACATCGAAGACGTGTCCATCGAAGAAATGCAACGGCGCTGTGCGGAGTTCATGAAGAGCGCGGCCTGA
- a CDS encoding protein arginine kinase: MNLDSLLPNLGEWLRGTGPESDVVVSTRIRLARNLADLPFATRATNAHKTEVIGRAKDALAKSDAALKLEYVDIPSMPVLDRQFLVERQLISRELAGGLDGPRGVAFDPTETASVMVNEEDHLRLQVLRSGFALDEAWQDIDRLDDALEQRLSYAFHMQFGYLTACPTNVGTGMRASVMLHLPALGLTKQIDKVFRALQKINLAVRGLHGEGSRAFGDLYQISNHVTLGKSEAKILGEIREVIVTILQYERQARNAIMKERRQAEHDRVARAIGTLGSATMITAEETMELLSAVRLGIHLHLLDGIPVTAVNQLFIHTQSAHLQKLAGHNLDGEERNSARAKYLKTKLRELGSHK; encoded by the coding sequence ATGAACCTCGACAGCCTGCTCCCCAACCTGGGCGAATGGCTCCGCGGCACCGGCCCCGAGTCGGACGTGGTCGTGTCCACGCGCATCCGCCTGGCACGCAACCTCGCCGACCTGCCGTTCGCCACGCGCGCTACGAACGCCCACAAAACCGAAGTGATTGGCCGGGCGAAAGACGCGCTCGCCAAATCCGACGCCGCTCTGAAGCTCGAATACGTCGATATTCCGTCGATGCCGGTTCTCGACCGCCAGTTCCTCGTCGAGCGGCAACTCATCAGTCGCGAACTCGCCGGTGGACTCGACGGCCCGCGCGGGGTCGCGTTCGACCCGACCGAGACCGCCAGCGTGATGGTGAACGAAGAGGACCACTTGCGCCTGCAAGTGCTCCGCAGCGGGTTCGCGCTCGATGAGGCGTGGCAAGACATTGACCGGCTTGATGATGCGCTGGAACAGCGGCTCAGTTATGCCTTTCACATGCAGTTCGGCTACCTGACCGCGTGTCCGACCAACGTCGGCACCGGGATGCGCGCCAGCGTGATGCTGCACCTCCCCGCGTTGGGGCTGACGAAGCAGATCGACAAAGTGTTCCGCGCCCTCCAGAAGATCAACCTCGCGGTCCGTGGGCTGCACGGTGAGGGGTCGCGTGCGTTCGGCGACCTCTACCAGATATCGAACCACGTGACACTCGGAAAGAGCGAGGCGAAGATCCTGGGCGAGATCCGCGAGGTGATCGTCACGATCCTCCAGTACGAGCGTCAGGCGCGCAACGCGATCATGAAGGAGCGCCGACAGGCGGAACACGACCGCGTGGCCCGGGCCATTGGAACGCTCGGCAGCGCGACGATGATTACCGCCGAAGAGACGATGGAACTGCTCTCTGCGGTCCGACTCGGTATTCACCTGCATCTACTTGATGGCATTCCAGTTACGGCAGTCAACCAGCTCTTCATTCACACGCAATCGGCCCACCTTCAGAAGCTCGCGGGGCACAACCTCGACGGCGAGGAACGCAACTCCGCTCGCGCGAAGTACCTGAAGACCAAACTCCGCGAACTCGGTTCACATAAGTGA
- a CDS encoding tRNA (cytidine(34)-2'-O)-methyltransferase, with product MLHVALWEPEIPPNTGNIARLCAATGTRLHLIGRLGFRLDDRSLRRAGLDYWPAVDVVRHVTFEDFERVLGEPPPRIWCVETPNDKLYTRADFVDGDCLLFGSESSGLPPSVRERFAERLIGIPMPTGAVRSLNLATAVGIVLYDALRRLHGW from the coding sequence GTGTTGCACGTCGCGCTGTGGGAGCCGGAGATTCCGCCCAACACTGGGAACATTGCGAGACTGTGCGCCGCGACTGGCACGCGACTACACCTGATCGGGCGCCTCGGGTTCCGGCTCGATGATCGATCGCTCCGGCGCGCGGGGCTTGATTACTGGCCCGCGGTCGACGTGGTGCGTCACGTCACGTTCGAGGACTTCGAGCGGGTGCTGGGTGAGCCGCCTCCACGCATCTGGTGTGTGGAAACACCCAACGACAAACTGTACACGCGGGCCGATTTCGTCGATGGTGACTGTCTGTTATTCGGGAGCGAGTCGAGCGGGTTACCACCTTCGGTGCGCGAGCGATTCGCTGAGCGGTTGATTGGCATTCCGATGCCGACTGGGGCTGTGCGGAGCCTCAACCTTGCGACGGCGGTTGGGATCGTCCTTTACGACGCCCTGCGCCGGCTGCACGGGTGGTAA
- a CDS encoding UvrB/UvrC motif-containing protein — translation MKCQICDNPATVHLTDIVNKKKREVHLCEGCARERNLIPEQPGPQIDLKALLGLLTSPLAPGGGAAEPRPEPVATACEICGMTVAEFKAAGRLGCPHDYESLRSTLEPLLERIHRSMEHAGKAPRAVRVRDWKKQMQAAIAAENYEEAARLRDLIRRHEA, via the coding sequence ATGAAGTGTCAGATCTGCGACAACCCGGCTACTGTTCACTTGACCGACATCGTGAACAAGAAGAAGCGCGAGGTGCACCTGTGCGAGGGTTGCGCCCGCGAGCGCAACCTCATTCCCGAGCAACCCGGTCCGCAGATCGACCTGAAGGCGCTGCTCGGCCTGCTCACGAGTCCGCTCGCTCCCGGGGGAGGCGCGGCCGAACCGCGCCCGGAGCCGGTCGCGACCGCGTGTGAGATCTGCGGGATGACGGTCGCCGAGTTCAAGGCCGCCGGGCGCCTCGGCTGCCCGCACGACTACGAATCGCTACGTTCCACCCTGGAGCCGCTGCTGGAGCGCATCCACCGGTCGATGGAGCACGCGGGCAAGGCGCCGCGTGCCGTCCGGGTGCGCGACTGGAAGAAACAGATGCAGGCGGCGATCGCTGCAGAGAACTACGAAGAAGCGGCCCGGCTCCGCGACCTGATTCGTAGGCACGAAGCATAG
- a CDS encoding PQQ-binding-like beta-propeller repeat protein, with translation MLRFVFCLSLTLTFTRSAPAGDWPQLHGPARDGHSAETKLNWDWPKAGVPLVWKADIGSGWAGPVVSGDNLILFHRVDDEEVIACLNPVTGKEKWKVAYRTKYRDDFDFDNGPRATPTIVDGTVFALGANGDFTAVELATGKKIWSRNLTDDYKPAKGFFGVACSPLVAQKKVFVNVGAKGAGVVCFNAADGKEVWKSTDDGASYSSPTTAEIDGQPAAVFLTRAGLRVLDPTTGKSLYDFAWRPRDNNSVQAAMPIVWKDEIFLTVSYATGAVLLKTQKGEVTDVWSSDKSLSSQYNTPVRVGDYLYGTHGRSDVGNAQMRCIEWKTGEVKWSEAKFGVASLIAVDGGLLALNENGELVRFDASHDGYKEGARSPLLTKPTRPAPALANGLFYARDGKTLVCVSLKK, from the coding sequence ATGCTTCGCTTTGTTTTTTGCCTTTCCCTCACGCTCACTTTTACACGCTCAGCACCCGCCGGCGACTGGCCCCAACTCCACGGTCCGGCACGCGACGGGCACTCGGCCGAAACCAAACTCAACTGGGACTGGCCCAAAGCGGGCGTACCGCTGGTGTGGAAGGCGGATATCGGTAGCGGATGGGCGGGGCCGGTCGTCAGTGGCGACAACCTCATCCTCTTTCATCGCGTTGACGACGAGGAAGTAATTGCGTGCCTTAATCCCGTTACGGGCAAGGAGAAATGGAAGGTCGCGTATCGCACCAAGTACCGCGACGATTTCGACTTCGATAACGGTCCCCGGGCAACGCCCACGATCGTTGACGGAACCGTGTTCGCGTTGGGGGCCAATGGCGATTTTACTGCGGTGGAACTCGCGACCGGCAAGAAGATCTGGTCGCGCAACCTGACGGACGACTACAAGCCGGCGAAGGGGTTCTTCGGCGTCGCGTGCTCGCCGCTCGTGGCGCAAAAGAAGGTGTTCGTGAACGTTGGAGCTAAAGGTGCGGGCGTTGTGTGCTTCAACGCGGCCGACGGAAAGGAAGTCTGGAAATCGACCGATGACGGCGCCAGTTACTCGTCGCCCACGACCGCGGAGATCGACGGCCAACCGGCCGCCGTGTTCCTCACGCGCGCGGGATTGCGCGTTTTAGACCCGACCACCGGCAAATCGCTGTACGACTTCGCTTGGCGCCCGCGCGACAACAACAGCGTCCAGGCCGCGATGCCGATCGTATGGAAGGACGAAATTTTCCTCACGGTGTCGTATGCCACCGGCGCCGTTCTGCTGAAGACGCAGAAGGGTGAAGTGACCGACGTGTGGTCGAGCGATAAGTCGCTATCGAGCCAGTACAACACGCCGGTCCGCGTTGGTGATTACCTGTACGGTACGCACGGTCGTTCCGATGTCGGCAACGCGCAAATGCGGTGCATCGAGTGGAAGACCGGTGAGGTCAAGTGGAGCGAGGCGAAGTTCGGCGTCGCGTCCCTGATCGCGGTGGACGGCGGGTTGCTCGCGCTGAACGAAAACGGCGAACTGGTGCGGTTCGACGCCTCGCACGACGGCTACAAGGAAGGCGCCCGCTCGCCCCTCCTCACGAAACCGACTCGCCCGGCCCCGGCGCTCGCGAACGGCCTGTTCTACGCCCGCGACGGCAAAACGCTCGTGTGCGTGAGCCTGAAAAAATAG
- a CDS encoding rhodanese-like domain-containing protein has translation MAKQHAPGFLKIVTDAKTRVKECTIDDVRARQATGETFTLVDVREESEFAAGHIPGAVHLGKGVIERDIEGKIPDPTTPLVLYCGGGFRSALAADAIQQMGYTNVISMDGGWRAWTEKGLPTEK, from the coding sequence GTGGCAAAGCAACACGCACCCGGGTTCCTGAAGATCGTGACCGATGCGAAGACGCGCGTGAAAGAATGCACGATCGACGACGTGCGTGCGCGTCAAGCAACGGGCGAGACGTTCACACTTGTAGACGTGCGAGAAGAGAGTGAGTTTGCTGCCGGGCACATCCCGGGCGCGGTTCACTTGGGTAAGGGTGTCATCGAACGCGACATTGAGGGGAAGATTCCCGACCCCACAACACCGCTCGTGCTGTACTGCGGGGGCGGGTTCCGGTCCGCGCTCGCGGCCGACGCGATTCAGCAGATGGGTTACACGAACGTCATCAGCATGGACGGCGGCTGGCGCGCGTGGACCGAAAAGGGGCTTCCCACAGAGAAGTAA
- a CDS encoding UvrB/UvrC motif-containing protein: MKCLRCPKQATYHITEVLPGDRFEEVHLCEDCAKKYLVEPQKKAAPGPTADASEGEEVFAGPTCETCGLSYLEFRNHGRFGCAHDYDVFKGELLPLLESIHGDVRHVGKAPRRLPRAQSALVELTALRRRLQQLVTEENYEEAARVRDRIKQLESE; this comes from the coding sequence ATGAAGTGTCTGCGGTGTCCGAAGCAAGCCACCTACCACATTACCGAAGTGCTCCCGGGGGACCGGTTCGAGGAAGTCCACCTGTGTGAAGACTGTGCCAAAAAGTACCTCGTGGAGCCGCAGAAAAAGGCCGCACCCGGGCCGACCGCGGACGCGAGCGAGGGCGAAGAGGTTTTCGCCGGCCCCACGTGTGAAACGTGCGGACTTTCGTACCTGGAGTTCCGCAACCACGGGCGGTTCGGCTGCGCGCACGACTACGACGTGTTCAAGGGGGAACTGCTCCCGCTACTGGAGAGCATCCACGGCGACGTCCGGCACGTCGGTAAGGCCCCGCGGCGCCTGCCCCGTGCGCAGAGCGCGCTGGTAGAACTCACCGCACTGCGCCGGCGCCTCCAACAGCTCGTGACCGAAGAGAACTACGAAGAAGCGGCCCGGGTCCGCGATCGCATCAAGCAACTGGAAAGTGAATAA
- a CDS encoding GNAT family N-acetyltransferase, with the protein MIAFRRFRNTDPPALADVWNESHTARGSFPLRTPALLERWVFSKPYFDHDGLIVAYDEADNNRIVGYALAGFGPNEELSALDYSHGVICSVAVRPGVGRKRIGADLVRKCEEYLTKRGATTLRAGPVWPYCPFGFGLYGGTNCPGFLASDPGADPFFRSLGYEPAGTTLVFQKKLDSPLSIPDARFSMLRKRYETQVMRAAGVPSWWHECVWGTLDPVEFRVVDKLASNFIAARAIVWELEGYGWRWGFPSAGILDVQVRQDLRKQGIAKLLVSQILRFLQDQFFGICEFHAPADQPALVGLCRSSTLEHVDTGTTYLKKV; encoded by the coding sequence GTGATTGCCTTTCGTCGATTTCGCAACACTGATCCGCCGGCCCTCGCCGACGTGTGGAACGAGTCGCACACGGCTCGCGGAAGTTTCCCGCTGCGCACGCCCGCGCTGCTCGAACGGTGGGTGTTCTCCAAGCCGTACTTCGACCACGACGGGCTGATCGTCGCTTACGACGAAGCGGACAACAACCGTATCGTCGGCTACGCGCTGGCCGGATTCGGGCCGAACGAGGAACTCAGCGCGCTCGACTACTCGCACGGCGTCATCTGCTCGGTCGCGGTGCGCCCGGGGGTCGGCCGGAAGCGGATCGGCGCCGATCTCGTGCGAAAGTGCGAAGAATACCTGACCAAACGCGGCGCAACGACCCTCCGCGCCGGCCCGGTGTGGCCCTACTGCCCGTTCGGGTTCGGACTGTACGGCGGCACGAACTGCCCGGGGTTCCTCGCGTCGGACCCCGGCGCGGACCCGTTCTTTCGGTCACTCGGCTACGAACCGGCCGGCACCACGCTCGTGTTCCAGAAGAAACTGGACTCCCCGCTGTCGATCCCGGACGCGCGGTTCAGCATGCTACGTAAGCGGTACGAAACACAGGTGATGCGTGCCGCGGGTGTGCCGAGCTGGTGGCACGAATGCGTGTGGGGCACGCTGGACCCGGTCGAGTTCCGAGTGGTCGACAAGCTCGCGAGCAACTTCATCGCGGCCCGCGCGATCGTGTGGGAACTCGAAGGGTACGGCTGGCGGTGGGGGTTCCCGTCGGCCGGCATTCTCGACGTGCAAGTGCGCCAAGATCTGCGAAAACAGGGGATCGCCAAGCTTTTGGTCTCACAGATCCTACGATTCCTCCAGGACCAGTTCTTCGGCATCTGTGAGTTCCACGCTCCGGCTGATCAGCCCGCCCTCGTCGGCCTCTGCCGCTCCTCGACGCTCGAACACGTGGACACCGGAACGACGTATCTGAAGAAGGTGTGA
- a CDS encoding VanZ family protein, with amino-acid sequence MFALAFGLWTWKLLEPAPIPESLAGRLGEWRFYAAKLLHVSAYAFLTVLATLLPLPRYWRWYFVGLVALHGIATEIGQTFVPNRTGSVRDVIIDWVGIGLGLLTWYAMSGGRRAKGVGE; translated from the coding sequence GTGTTTGCGCTGGCTTTCGGCCTCTGGACGTGGAAGCTGCTCGAACCCGCTCCGATCCCCGAATCGTTGGCGGGGCGACTCGGTGAGTGGAGGTTTTACGCTGCGAAGCTGCTTCACGTGAGTGCGTATGCGTTCCTCACGGTGCTCGCGACCCTGCTCCCGCTTCCGCGCTACTGGCGATGGTATTTCGTGGGCTTGGTCGCTCTGCACGGCATCGCGACCGAGATCGGTCAAACGTTTGTGCCCAATCGCACCGGCAGCGTGCGCGACGTGATTATCGACTGGGTGGGAATCGGTTTAGGTTTGCTGACGTGGTACGCGATGAGTGGCGGGCGAAGGGCGAAAGGGGTTGGCGAGTAG
- the xylA gene encoding xylose isomerase, whose protein sequence is MSFFPDVPKIKYEGPDSTNPLAYRHYNPDEIVEGKSMRDHLRFAVSYWHTFRGTGSDPFGPGCAVRPWEDGTDSPEMALKRVDVAFEFMEKLGVPYYCFHDRDIAPEGANLTETNKILDSVVKKLKEAQGRTGIKLLWGTANLFSNKRFVHGASTSCNADVFAYSAAQVKKALEVTKELGGENYVFWGGREGYMTLWNTDLKRELDHLAKFFHMAVEYKKKIGFTGPFLIEPKPHEPTSHQYDFDCAHSLAFLRANGLEKEFKFNVETNHATLARHTMGHELEYASMNGMLGSIDANRGDALLGWDTDQFPTDLYVTAQVMLVVLNQGGIGAGGMNFDAKVRRDSFEPVDLFHAHIGGMDAFAHGLKIAAAIRRDGALKDIVKQRYLSWDTSIGADIEGGKVKFEELEAYMLKKGDVTPNVSGRQELIENVLNRYLR, encoded by the coding sequence ATGTCGTTCTTCCCAGACGTCCCAAAAATCAAATACGAGGGGCCGGACAGCACGAACCCGCTCGCGTACCGGCACTACAACCCGGACGAGATCGTCGAAGGTAAGTCGATGCGCGACCACCTGCGGTTCGCGGTGAGCTACTGGCACACGTTCCGCGGCACCGGCAGTGACCCGTTCGGCCCGGGGTGCGCGGTCCGGCCGTGGGAAGACGGCACCGACTCGCCCGAGATGGCGCTCAAGCGCGTGGACGTCGCGTTCGAGTTCATGGAAAAGCTCGGTGTACCGTACTACTGCTTCCACGATCGAGACATCGCACCCGAAGGCGCGAATCTCACGGAAACAAACAAGATTCTCGATTCCGTGGTGAAGAAGCTCAAGGAGGCGCAGGGGCGCACCGGGATCAAACTCCTGTGGGGCACCGCGAACCTGTTCAGCAACAAGCGATTCGTTCACGGCGCCAGCACGAGCTGCAACGCGGACGTGTTCGCGTACTCCGCGGCGCAGGTGAAGAAGGCGCTCGAAGTGACGAAGGAGCTGGGCGGCGAGAACTACGTGTTCTGGGGCGGGCGCGAGGGGTACATGACCCTCTGGAACACGGACCTGAAGCGCGAACTCGACCACCTCGCGAAGTTCTTCCACATGGCGGTCGAGTACAAGAAAAAGATCGGGTTCACCGGTCCGTTCCTGATCGAGCCGAAGCCGCACGAGCCGACCAGCCACCAGTACGATTTCGACTGCGCCCATTCGCTGGCGTTCTTGCGCGCCAACGGGTTAGAGAAAGAGTTCAAATTTAACGTCGAGACGAACCACGCGACGCTCGCGCGCCACACGATGGGCCACGAACTCGAATACGCGAGCATGAACGGGATGCTCGGCTCGATCGACGCGAACCGTGGCGATGCGCTCTTGGGCTGGGACACGGACCAGTTCCCGACGGACCTGTACGTGACCGCGCAGGTGATGCTCGTCGTGCTGAACCAGGGCGGCATCGGGGCCGGTGGGATGAACTTCGACGCGAAGGTGCGCCGCGACAGTTTCGAGCCGGTGGACCTGTTCCACGCCCACATCGGGGGGATGGATGCGTTCGCCCACGGGCTGAAGATCGCCGCCGCCATCCGCCGGGACGGTGCGCTGAAGGACATCGTGAAACAGCGCTATTTGTCCTGGGACACCAGCATCGGTGCGGACATCGAGGGCGGTAAGGTGAAGTTCGAGGAACTCGAAGCCTACATGCTGAAGAAAGGCGACGTGACTCCGAACGTCTCCGGGCGCCAAGAACTCATCGAAAATGTGCTGAATCGTTACCTGCGGTAA
- a CDS encoding FtsK/SpoIIIE family DNA translocase: MTEKNAPSVQSWRVDALVITLLTVGTLLAVAVGSSRALTSEPNLFGSWGEIAAGWLLDPLGWAALVLLTGWFAVAVLLIVNRSLIRLSSRVLGWSLVTTAAATGVDWFSLGLRAPTVAGRGGSVGAYLRFGLEDATEPNIALAIIALSALVGLVLVADRIVVSFARVSGVVFHAVWRGAVWINDRVADGMETIITRIARVVKVVGHSVLSLAKGVLSIVPARKTASSVAPTMSVASITKIASVSVSTATPAPMRSPIPPEPSLETGEEGTTPETHPEDIPIHVHTGPKLAPLLRAVPPPDEPLSNIEYELPPLSLLNDPEPFPVEDHEQKLREMAVLLEKTFQDFGLNVKVVGIHTGPVITQYEITLETGMRLNKVTTLADDLALNLRVASVRVVAPLPGRNTVGIEVPNEIRQTVQLKELVGALAPTPKVSKFKLPLFIGKDVEGRPLAFDLATMPHLLIAGSTGTGKSVCLNTIIVSLLLTRRPDECRMILIDPKKVELSDYAQIPHLMTPVVKDEKKADAILAWAVDKMEERYEWLHRARVRNIASYNELPFEEIARRVNPDSEDELRAIPRKMPYIVIVIDEVGDLMMKMKKEIEGNIILLAQKSRAAGIHLILATQKPTVDVVTGLIKSNMPARICFRVTNRSDSAVVLDEKGGERLLGKGDMLFLQTGVLTRAQGAFVEDQEIERVTGAIATDTPSYDSELLNLKTRDQVEAGNSGGEVGEKLRERDPVYEQAVEIVIREQRGSTSLLQRALGIGYGKASRLIDYMAEDGIVGGFNGSNARQVLVSSDEWEARKRAVPAG; the protein is encoded by the coding sequence ATGACGGAAAAGAACGCACCTTCGGTTCAGTCGTGGCGGGTCGATGCGCTCGTCATCACGCTCCTGACGGTGGGCACTTTGTTGGCGGTCGCGGTCGGGTCGTCCCGCGCCCTAACTTCCGAACCGAACCTCTTCGGTTCGTGGGGCGAGATCGCGGCCGGGTGGCTCCTCGACCCGCTCGGTTGGGCGGCGCTCGTGCTCCTCACCGGCTGGTTCGCGGTGGCCGTGCTCCTCATCGTGAACCGCTCTCTTATTCGGCTCTCCTCGCGCGTCCTCGGCTGGAGCCTTGTCACAACTGCGGCCGCGACCGGTGTGGACTGGTTCAGTTTGGGGCTGCGTGCGCCGACGGTCGCCGGGCGCGGCGGGTCGGTCGGGGCGTACCTTCGGTTCGGACTCGAAGATGCAACCGAACCGAACATCGCTCTGGCGATCATAGCGCTGTCTGCTCTCGTCGGCTTGGTGCTCGTGGCCGACCGAATCGTGGTCTCTTTCGCGCGCGTGAGCGGGGTCGTGTTTCACGCGGTGTGGCGCGGTGCGGTGTGGATCAACGATCGCGTGGCGGACGGAATGGAAACCATCATTACCCGCATCGCAAGGGTGGTGAAGGTTGTTGGGCACAGTGTGCTGAGCCTGGCGAAAGGTGTTCTCTCGATCGTTCCGGCACGAAAAACCGCTTCGTCTGTAGCTCCCACGATGTCCGTCGCATCGATCACAAAAATTGCCTCAGTCTCCGTTTCTACAGCAACACCCGCTCCTATGCGCTCGCCGATCCCGCCCGAGCCGTCACTCGAAACGGGGGAAGAAGGCACAACCCCGGAGACGCACCCCGAAGATATCCCGATTCACGTTCACACCGGGCCAAAACTCGCGCCTCTTCTGCGTGCGGTGCCGCCACCGGACGAGCCGCTCTCGAACATCGAGTACGAACTGCCGCCGCTCTCACTGCTCAACGACCCTGAGCCGTTCCCGGTCGAGGATCACGAGCAGAAGTTGCGCGAAATGGCCGTTCTGCTTGAGAAGACGTTCCAGGACTTCGGCCTGAACGTGAAGGTGGTCGGTATTCACACCGGGCCTGTGATTACGCAGTACGAAATCACGCTCGAAACCGGCATGCGACTCAACAAGGTCACCACGCTAGCGGACGATCTTGCGCTCAACCTCCGGGTCGCGAGCGTGCGCGTCGTGGCTCCACTGCCGGGGCGCAACACCGTCGGCATCGAAGTGCCGAACGAGATCCGCCAGACAGTGCAGCTCAAGGAGCTCGTCGGCGCCCTCGCCCCCACGCCGAAAGTGAGCAAATTCAAGCTCCCGCTCTTCATCGGCAAAGACGTCGAGGGGCGCCCGCTGGCATTCGACCTCGCCACGATGCCGCACTTGCTCATTGCGGGTAGCACAGGAACCGGCAAATCGGTGTGTTTGAACACCATCATCGTGAGCCTGCTCCTCACGCGACGGCCGGACGAGTGCCGGATGATCCTCATCGACCCCAAGAAGGTCGAGTTGAGCGACTACGCCCAGATCCCGCACCTGATGACCCCCGTGGTGAAGGACGAAAAGAAGGCCGACGCGATCCTCGCCTGGGCCGTGGACAAAATGGAGGAGCGGTACGAGTGGCTGCACCGCGCCCGGGTGCGAAACATCGCCTCGTACAATGAGTTGCCGTTCGAGGAGATCGCGCGCCGCGTCAACCCGGACAGCGAGGACGAACTGCGGGCGATCCCGCGGAAAATGCCGTACATCGTCATTGTCATCGACGAGGTCGGCGACCTGATGATGAAGATGAAGAAGGAGATCGAAGGAAACATCATTCTGCTCGCGCAGAAATCGCGTGCGGCCGGCATCCACCTGATCCTCGCGACCCAGAAACCGACAGTGGATGTTGTGACCGGCCTCATCAAGTCAAACATGCCGGCGCGCATCTGTTTCCGCGTCACGAACCGGTCCGACAGTGCCGTGGTGCTCGACGAAAAAGGCGGCGAACGGCTGCTCGGGAAGGGCGACATGCTGTTCCTTCAGACTGGCGTGTTGACCCGCGCACAAGGCGCGTTCGTTGAGGACCAAGAGATTGAGCGCGTGACGGGTGCGATCGCCACCGACACGCCCTCTTACGACAGTGAACTGCTTAATCTCAAGACCCGAGATCAGGTGGAAGCCGGGAACAGCGGGGGCGAGGTGGGCGAGAAGCTCCGTGAACGCGACCCGGTCTACGAGCAAGCGGTGGAAATCGTCATCCGCGAACAGCGCGGCAGCACATCGCTCCTACAACGCGCACTGGGAATCGGTTACGGCAAAGCGTCGCGGCTGATCGACTACATGGCCGAAGACGGCATCGTCGGCGGCTTCAACGGTAGCAACGCGCGCCAGGTGCTCGTTTCGTCCGACGAGTGGGAGGCGCGCAAGCGGGCGGTTCCGGCCGGGTGA